A single window of Coleofasciculaceae cyanobacterium DNA harbors:
- a CDS encoding AI-2E family transporter, which produces MRFGQWLGLIALIISLYILWQIRQVVLLLFAAVILATVLNRVVRRLQRSRVKRGFAIAITIIILLAVIIGFFALVVPRIVEQLQQLVGILPQVPQRLRTWFERLQSVIPDSMLEQFQEFRGLENLTQQVQTWISRWLNNFFVFLNNSFSIVLSILLFLVLTIMLLANPAQYRRIFILAFPAFYRRRVDEILGECEASLVGWIKGTLIAMAVIGLVSFIGLSILGVPLPFVNAILAGLLEFVPNVGPTLSVIPPALLALLVAPWKSLAVILLYIGIQQFESLVLVPLIMKKEADLLPVFTILAVVVFASLFGFLGLFLAIPLLIVVQIWLKQALVKDILNKWNSNKTNNLN; this is translated from the coding sequence GTGCGCTTCGGGCAATGGCTGGGTTTAATCGCCCTGATAATTTCTCTTTACATTCTGTGGCAAATTCGGCAAGTTGTTCTGCTGCTATTTGCTGCCGTCATTTTGGCAACAGTTTTAAACCGAGTCGTGCGCCGATTGCAGCGCTCGCGCGTCAAACGAGGATTTGCCATTGCTATTACAATTATTATTCTCCTGGCAGTCATCATTGGCTTTTTTGCGCTGGTTGTACCGAGAATTGTTGAACAGTTACAACAATTAGTTGGTATTTTGCCACAAGTACCCCAACGACTGCGTACTTGGTTTGAGCGGTTGCAATCTGTAATTCCTGACTCAATGTTAGAACAATTCCAAGAGTTTCGCGGTTTAGAAAATCTCACTCAACAAGTACAAACATGGATTTCGCGATGGCTAAACAACTTTTTTGTTTTCCTGAATAACTCTTTCAGTATTGTCTTGAGCATCTTGCTGTTTTTGGTTCTAACCATCATGCTCTTAGCAAATCCTGCTCAATACCGACGCATTTTTATCTTGGCTTTTCCTGCCTTTTACCGCAGGCGGGTTGATGAGATTCTTGGTGAGTGCGAAGCTTCGTTGGTTGGCTGGATTAAAGGTACACTAATCGCTATGGCTGTTATCGGCTTGGTGTCTTTTATTGGGTTGTCAATTTTGGGAGTTCCTCTGCCTTTTGTTAACGCGATTTTGGCAGGTTTATTGGAATTTGTTCCCAATGTTGGACCAACCTTGAGCGTCATACCACCGGCACTGCTTGCCTTGCTCGTGGCCCCTTGGAAATCTCTGGCAGTAATATTGCTTTACATCGGGATTCAGCAGTTTGAAAGCCTAGTTTTAGTGCCTCTGATTATGAAAAAAGAGGCAGATCTGTTGCCAGTATTTACAATCTTGGCAGTTGTGGTTTTTGCTAGCTTGTTCGGATTCTTGGGTTTATTTCTCGCTATTCCTCTATTGATTGTGGTGCAGATTTGGCTCAAACAAGCTTTAGTTAAAGATATTCTCAACAAATGGAATTCCAATAAAACCAACAATTTAAATTGA
- a CDS encoding DUF2382 domain-containing protein codes for MVLYKLEEFNPNYQDAFEGDDIKKYDVYSDIDDDKIGSVKNIMVDETGRFRYLVVDTGFWIFGKQVLLPVGRSQIDFSDRRVYAVGLTKEQVQNLPEFSEDLNIDRDYEERVTGVYGARTMGTATQLGTASASMPNVAPETTMPSTETDYVERDRDIYQQKPDLFEMSDRDHQTLKLYEERLVANKQRQKTGEVSIGKRVETQTQNVAVPVEKEQVVIERKIPENAGQPVSPGEADFREQEVARMDVYEEKPEIGKEAVLREEVSVRKEVKRDTVNASKQIRREELDVDSEGRPIVDKNS; via the coding sequence ATGGTTCTTTACAAACTAGAAGAATTTAATCCGAACTACCAAGATGCTTTTGAGGGTGATGACATCAAAAAATATGATGTTTATTCAGACATAGACGATGACAAAATTGGCAGCGTTAAAAACATCATGGTTGACGAGACAGGCCGTTTTCGATATTTGGTAGTTGATACGGGTTTTTGGATTTTTGGTAAGCAAGTGTTGCTACCTGTGGGACGTTCTCAAATAGATTTTAGCGATCGCCGTGTATACGCTGTAGGGTTAACTAAAGAGCAAGTGCAAAATTTACCCGAATTTAGCGAAGATCTCAATATAGATCGCGACTATGAAGAACGGGTAACGGGAGTATATGGCGCTCGAACTATGGGGACGGCAACTCAGTTAGGTACTGCTAGTGCTTCTATGCCTAATGTAGCTCCTGAAACAACAATGCCTTCAACTGAAACTGACTACGTTGAGCGCGATCGAGACATTTATCAACAAAAACCAGATCTATTCGAGATGAGCGATCGCGACCATCAAACTCTCAAACTCTATGAAGAGCGATTAGTTGCCAACAAACAACGCCAAAAAACTGGAGAAGTCAGCATTGGTAAACGCGTTGAAACCCAAACCCAAAACGTTGCTGTCCCAGTTGAAAAAGAGCAAGTCGTTATCGAGCGCAAAATTCCAGAAAACGCAGGTCAGCCAGTTTCGCCTGGGGAAGCTGACTTTCGCGAGCAAGAAGTAGCTCGCATGGATGTTTACGAAGAAAAACCCGAAATTGGCAAAGAAGCAGTATTGCGTGAAGAAGTTAGTGTTAGAAAAGAGGTTAAGCGCGATACCGTCAATGCGAGCAAGCAAATTCGTCGAGAAGAGTTAGACGTAGATAGCGAAGGTCGTCCGATTGTGGATAAAAATTCCTAA
- a CDS encoding mechanosensitive ion channel family protein encodes MRIRKRIQAKFVTVGVSAIALILISSTSVVFGQTPQIPNLNLPQLNNLLVANSSDRTVQTGTVNLDGNQLFTIATPVTTDGGNNPINQRVKTIENNLEQIVSSDYERLEVTTKIDQSSGLPIISVNNRYLMTVTTLDAQIHGSNPQRLANEYASIVKTSLLRAKKERQPNFLVRQGIITGGIVVGAIALSSVFATWQRRYQRQKQTIEAEIPDNPLNSSQSSEQLNADTELIVQQQLIKQRQRNSSDLKRRLLHLGQVGIWGGSTFIILELFPYTRWLQPLIISTPLQLLGIGIGTYVLLRLDDLLTDRFFETVQTSEFLTSQTSHRRALRLSTLSRVIKSVTSIILVGTGVLIALSAIGVDLVPLLAGAGIIGLAISFAAQSVVKDAINGFLILVEDQYAVGDVISIGNANGLVENLNLRITQLRDSEGKLITIPNSAIIVVENHSKDWSRVDLTIKIAYGTNPDRALKVLQEIAQEMYRDRYWQTQLIELPEVLGIDAIEHSGMLIRVWLKTEPLQQWKVAREFRRRLKLAMKDKGIEIGTPRQFLHFQDPLTLDNLPVQSNSHS; translated from the coding sequence ATGAGAATTCGCAAACGAATTCAAGCTAAGTTTGTCACTGTAGGAGTAAGCGCGATCGCCTTAATATTAATTTCTTCAACTTCCGTCGTCTTCGGACAAACTCCGCAAATACCCAATTTGAATTTACCGCAGCTTAATAATTTGCTGGTTGCTAATAGCAGCGATCGAACAGTTCAAACAGGTACGGTGAACTTAGATGGTAATCAGTTATTTACGATCGCTACTCCTGTAACCACCGATGGAGGCAATAACCCCATCAATCAACGAGTTAAAACTATCGAAAATAATCTAGAACAAATTGTCAGCAGTGATTATGAGCGCTTAGAAGTCACAACGAAAATCGATCAAAGTAGTGGTTTGCCAATTATTTCCGTTAACAACCGCTATTTAATGACTGTAACGACCTTAGATGCCCAAATACACGGAAGTAACCCACAAAGGCTGGCAAACGAATATGCTTCTATTGTCAAAACGTCGCTACTGAGAGCAAAAAAAGAAAGGCAGCCCAATTTTCTCGTCCGTCAGGGAATCATTACTGGGGGAATTGTTGTCGGCGCGATCGCTCTTAGTAGTGTATTTGCCACCTGGCAGCGACGCTACCAACGTCAAAAGCAAACAATAGAAGCCGAAATTCCCGACAATCCCCTAAATTCTTCTCAGTCGAGCGAGCAGTTGAATGCAGATACAGAATTGATAGTACAGCAGCAATTAATCAAGCAAAGACAGCGTAACTCTAGTGATTTAAAACGGCGACTTTTGCATTTAGGACAAGTTGGGATCTGGGGAGGCAGTACCTTTATTATCTTGGAACTGTTTCCTTATACTCGTTGGCTGCAACCATTAATAATATCAACACCTTTACAACTTTTAGGCATCGGCATAGGAACTTACGTATTGCTTCGACTCGACGATCTTTTGACCGATCGCTTTTTTGAAACTGTACAAACAAGTGAATTTCTGACATCTCAAACTTCTCATCGACGCGCTTTACGTCTTTCTACCCTGTCGCGGGTAATAAAAAGCGTTACGAGCATTATTTTAGTAGGTACAGGAGTATTAATTGCTTTATCGGCGATCGGCGTAGATTTAGTACCTCTACTGGCAGGTGCGGGAATTATTGGTCTAGCGATTTCTTTTGCTGCTCAAAGTGTTGTCAAAGACGCAATTAACGGATTTCTGATTTTGGTTGAAGATCAATATGCTGTCGGCGATGTCATCTCTATTGGCAATGCAAATGGCTTAGTCGAAAATTTGAACTTACGAATCACCCAGCTTCGAGATAGCGAAGGGAAATTAATTACTATTCCTAACAGTGCAATTATCGTCGTCGAAAATCACTCTAAAGATTGGTCACGAGTCGATTTAACCATTAAAATTGCCTATGGAACGAATCCCGATCGCGCCTTAAAAGTCTTGCAAGAAATCGCTCAAGAAATGTACCGCGATCGCTATTGGCAGACTCAACTGATCGAACTACCAGAAGTCTTAGGCATTGATGCAATTGAACACTCTGGAATGTTAATTCGCGTCTGGCTTAAAACTGAACCCTTACAGCAATGGAAAGTTGCTCGTGAGTTTCGCCGTCGTCTTAAGCTAGCGATGAAAGATAAAGGAATAGAAATAGGTACTCCTAGACAGTTTTTGCATTTTCAAGATCCTTTAACATTAGACAATTTGCCTGTCCAAAGTAATAGTCATTCATAG
- a CDS encoding response regulator, translating into MKILVVEDDNYIAQFMATTLAKQQHYLVDIASDGQNGWELATAFNYDLILLDVMLPEIDGISLCQKLRREGYHTPILMITAKDTRTDKVKGLDAGADDYLVKPFDFQELLARIRALLRRANTPLPTVLEWGLLRLDPSSCKVTYDDRVLHVTAKEYSLLELFLRNGQRVFSRSAIVDLLWNLEDPPQENTIKSYIKSLRQKLKAAGAPSDLIETVYGLGYRLKLLEKEPAEPDLNEMKQQILSAVAEFRDALEAGISDRLSVIDLAIQALGRNKLTWQLRQKAEQEAHKLVGALGSAGFTEGSRIAQEIETLLGKQNCYGCAPRTGKANQTQFLTLTQLVKELRYQIAIAPTHVIGIEAMST; encoded by the coding sequence ATGAAAATTCTGGTAGTTGAGGATGATAATTATATAGCTCAATTCATGGCTACGACACTGGCTAAACAACAGCATTATTTGGTCGATATCGCTTCTGACGGTCAAAATGGCTGGGAATTGGCAACTGCATTTAACTACGATTTAATTTTGCTCGATGTTATGCTGCCAGAAATAGATGGGATTAGCTTGTGTCAAAAATTACGACGAGAAGGTTATCATACGCCTATTCTGATGATTACGGCAAAAGATACTAGAACCGACAAGGTTAAAGGGTTAGATGCAGGTGCAGATGATTACCTCGTCAAACCCTTCGATTTTCAAGAGTTATTGGCTAGAATTCGCGCCTTACTGCGTCGGGCAAATACGCCTCTTCCTACAGTCTTGGAATGGGGGCTTCTACGGCTCGATCCCAGTAGCTGCAAAGTCACCTATGATGATCGAGTTTTACACGTCACAGCCAAAGAATATTCCTTGCTAGAGCTTTTTCTCAGAAACGGTCAGCGCGTTTTCAGTCGCAGCGCGATCGTCGATCTTTTATGGAATTTAGAAGATCCTCCTCAAGAAAATACGATTAAGTCTTATATCAAAAGCTTAAGACAGAAACTTAAAGCAGCAGGTGCGCCAAGTGATTTGATTGAAACGGTATATGGTTTGGGTTATCGTTTAAAATTGCTGGAAAAAGAGCCAGCCGAGCCAGATCTCAACGAGATGAAACAACAGATCTTATCAGCAGTCGCTGAATTTCGGGACGCTCTTGAAGCGGGAATTAGCGATCGCCTCTCAGTAATAGATTTGGCAATTCAAGCTTTAGGTCGAAATAAACTAACTTGGCAATTACGGCAAAAAGCAGAACAGGAAGCTCATAAGTTAGTAGGTGCCTTGGGTAGTGCTGGTTTTACCGAGGGGTCGCGAATAGCGCAAGAAATAGAAACACTGCTTGGGAAACAAAATTGCTATGGTTGCGCTCCGCGCACTGGCAAAGCCAATCAAACTCAGTTTCTCACCTTAACTCAACTTGTCAAAGAATTACGTTATCAAATTGCGATCGCTCCAACTCATGTTATTGGTATAGAGGCTATGTCGACATAA